The Cloacibacterium sp. TD35 region AGAAATCAGTCTTACGAAAATGTTCCTTTCAAAAAAGGAGAAGAAGTAAATCTTATTATTGCAGGAGAATCAGAAATTGGATTCAATGTAGTGGTAAATAAAAAATATTTAGGCTTAATTTATACTTCGGATGTATTTAAAAAATTATATCCGCTGTCTGAAGAAACAGGCTACATCAAAACCATCAGAGAAGACGGTAAAATAGATGTTACACTTCAAAAACAAGGCTATGAAAACAATCATGATGAGTTTCAACAAAAAATTATTCAGAAATTAGAAGAAAATTACGGAATTCTTTATCTCTCAGACAAATCAGAACCCGAAGAAATAAAGCAAGAACTCCAAATGAGCAAAAAGAATTTCAAAAAGGCAATTGGCGGTTTATATAAAGACCAAGTCATAGAAATTCTGGAAGACAAAATCAGACTCATTAGCGAAGAATAAAACAAAAAGAGCAGAAATTTCTGTTCTTTTTTAATTTTCATCTTTTCTTACAATCAGAATAAAATCATCTTCTAAGAATTTATACCCAAAATCGTACACAAAAAAATATTGTGCGCCGTTTTTATAGTTTTTAATATTGGTGAAATATTCGAAATCAAAACCCGCTACCGAAAGTTTGTTTCTAGTGGTTTTGGCTTTATTTTCTACAAAATTCTGTTCTGATAGAATCCTAAAATTTTTGCGCAGTTTATTGTTAATATTGCGCATAAGGTTGGTTTGGTCTTTGTTTTGTTTATTGTTATAGGCGTTTCTACAAGCATCACTGCAGAATTTCTTATCTATTCTGCCCATGATTTTTTCGCCACATTCTAGACAGTTTTGCATAATCTGTGTTTTAAAGTAAAGATAAAAAAATCCGTTTGTAAACGGATAAGGATTTTTGTTTTTTTATATTTGATATAGAGTTAGATTGTTTCTAAGTTTGTTTTTAAGTCAAATTTTTAAAAGCTTATATTGTCTTAAGTTATATTATATAGGTCTTTCTTAAAGTTTCAATTAATTCTCTAGTTTCTATAATATTTTCGAAATGAAGATTTATATTTTCTCGGACTTTTGGATATTCGTCAATAAATTCAAGATTCTCAATCTCATTTAAATTAAATCGATTCATTATACTTCTGAACTTATCTTCATTATTCCCCCAATATTTAAGATATTTACTTTCGTCTACATATATTTCTGTTAAATTCTCATTATCCTGATAAATTAATCCCCAAATTAACAAAGTGTCATGAATTAACTCCGTTTTGTATTTTTCTAAATATTTTAAAATTTTAAATTTATTTTCATAAAATCCGTAATTGATTTCAGAATCTATATACCCAAAAATTAAAGCACAATTTTCAGGAAGAGTTTCTTCAGACAAAGTAATTATTAAATTCCAAAGCTGCGGATTATCAATATTTATTTCAGCATAAAATTCAAATGGTAAATCAATATTGTCAGGATTGTCATCTTTAGGCTTAAAAACATAACCTGGAACAATATTCGCATTTTTGCTTTCTCTTAATCTTTCCAATATAGATGAATTCATAGGAACTTCATTTTCTTTTGGGAATCTTATTGTTTTTGGTAATACTAGCGTTGGCTTTGTCATAATTGCTGATAACACTCAAATATACACAATAATCACAAAAATTTAAAATCCTTATAAGCAATTGATTTTCAATTATAAAAAATCATGCAAACGACTACAAACGGATATAAATGACTAAATACCGAATAATATCTCACTTACGTCACAACTTTGCCACAGAGATTCGAGGAAAATACAGAACGACTCGATTCTAACGTTTAATTTAAAATCTATTATTATGTCTTTAAGAAACAAAGTGACGCTTATTGGTCACACCGGAAAAGAAGTAGAAATCGTAAATTTCGAAAAAGGAAAAATCGCTAAAGTAACTTTGGCAACCAATGATTTTTATACCAACGCTCAAGGAGAAAAAGTAGAAGAAACGCAGTGGCATAATCTCGTAGCCAGCGGAAAACTCGCAGATATTATGGAGAAATACGTGCAAAAAGGAAAAGAAATTGCCATCGAAGGAAAACTTATCTACAGAACGTATGATGACAAAGACGGACAAAAACGCTACATCACCGAAATTAGAGTAGAAGAACTTTTGCTTCTAGGAACAAAATAAAGGAGAACTCACAAATGAAATTATAGCCTTGTCATTTTTTAGCAAGGCTTTTTTTAAAATCGAAGATTTTCCATTTGACCTGATTTTCGAAGGCGTATAAAAATTAAATTTAAAATTCGTTAAAAAATTCCTGCTGTTTGAACCCATTAGAATGATGAGTGAGTTTCAGGGATTTTAGAATTTTGAATTTAATTTTAGCCGAAGAAAGTGAAGTCTTTATTTTTGGTTCTTTTTATCAAGAAAAAGAACATTGGTTTAAATTTTTATTATGTTTTTATATATTTAAAACAATAGAAATAATTTTCACTATTTTTGAAATATGAAAATCAATATCAGACCTATTCAATCATCAGACAACGCTATTTTAGCTAAAATTATCAGAAGTTGTTTCCATGATTTCGAAGTAAAATGTACCGCAGGAACCGTTTATACAGACCCTACGACAGATGATTTATATTCGCTTTTTCAAACACCTAAATCTCAACTTTGGGTAGCAGAAGCAGATGATAAAATCGTAGGCTGTTGCGGAGTTTTCCCCACCGAAAATCTACCAGAAGGTTGTACAGAACTCGTAAAATTCTATATTTCTAATGAGGGAAGAGGAAAAGGAATTGGCAGATTACTGTTAGAAAAAACCATAGAAACCGCTCAGGAATTAGGATATTCGCAGATATATTTAGAAAGCATTCCAGAATTTTCTACCGCTGTTTCTATTTATGAAAAACAAGGTTTTCATTACTTGAATCAACCTCTGGGAAATACAGGCCATGATGGTTGTAATCTTTGGATGCTAAAAGAAATGTAGAAATTACATCATTAGCTTAATTTCTTTAATTTCACTACTTTTGCAAAGATTTTTACATCATTATCACATTTTCAAATTATCGAATTATCAAATGAAGCCAAGTTTAGCGAAAGGAACCAGAGATTTTACAGCGCAGGAAGTTTATCGCAGAAAATACATTATCAATACTTTACAGAAGAATTTTGAATTGTTTGGATTCCAACCTTTGGAAACGCCAAGTTTTGAAAATTTATCAACTTTGACAGGTAAATACGGAGAAGAAGGAGACCGATTGATCTTTAAAATTCTAAATTCTGGAGATTACGCTGCCAAAACAAAAGAGGAAGATTGGAATGCTAAAAATTCTCAAAAACTAATCGCTCAGATTTCAGAGAAAGCTTTAAGATATGATTTAACCGTTCCTTTTGCACGTTTTGTTGCCATGAATCAAGGAACGCTTACTTTTCCTTTTAAACGTTATCAGATTCAACCTGTTTGGAGAGCAGACAGACCTCAAAAAGGACGTTTCAGAGAGTTTTATCAGTGCGATGCAGATGTGGTAGGAAGCGAAAGCCTTTGGCAAGAAGTAGAATTGGTTCAGCTGTATTTGAAATCTTTCAAAGAATTACAAATTCCTGTAAAAATCCATATCAACAACCGTAAAATCCTTTCTGGATTAGCTGAATTTACCAATATTTCTGAGCAGTTGATTGATTTTACCGTGGCGCTTGATAAATTAGACAAAATCGGTAAAGAAGGCGTAGTAAAAGAACTTCAAGAAAAAAATATAGCTGATGAGGCGATAGAAAAACTATCTTTCCTTTTCGAAAATAAACCTCAAAGCGAAGTTTTAGAAATTCTTAAAACCAATTTCGCCAATGTAGAAATCGGGAAAAGTGGAGTAGAAGAACTAGAATTTGTTTTAGATAATTGTAAGAATCTAGGCATAGAAGATGAGTTGGTGTTCAACATCACTCTGGCGCGTGGTTTAGATTATTACACAGGTGCTATTTTCGAGGTGAAAGCACAAGGTGTAGAAATGGGTTCCATTGGTGGCGGTGGTAGATATAACAACCTTACCGAAGTTTTCGGGGTAAAAAATATTCCGGGGATTGGGATTTCTTTCGGGTTAGATAGAATTTATCTGGTGATAGAAGAACTGAATCTTTTCCCACAAAACTCTGAAAGAAAAATAGAATATCTTTTTGCCAATTACGGAGAAAAAGAAGCTGCAGAAGCCATGAAGGTTTTAGCCAAACTTCGTGAAAAAGGAATAGCCGCAGAAATCTATCCTGAAAGTGCTAAACTGAAAAAGCAATTTACCTACGCCGAAAAGAAAGGCATAGAAAATCTCATTTTCCTTGGCGAACAAGAAATTGCAGAAGGTAATATTACCATAAAGAATCTGACTTCTGGTGAACAGAAAACAATGAAAACAGAAGAATTTTTATCATAAAAAAAGCCATCTTTACGATGGCTTTTTTGTTTATGCTTTTTGTATGTTTTCTATTTTTTCTTCGATCATCTCTTTTACTTCATCTACTTTAGCTTCTGCTTTATCTTTCAAATCGCTTATTTTTTCTTCAGCCTTGTCCTTTAAGTCCTCTGCTTTGTCTTTTAAATCTTCAGCTTTAGATTTTAGCTCATTACCATATTTGGTAAGGTTATCTTTGGCGTTATGCAATAGGTCATTTACTTTTTGTTTTTCTTCAGGAGTTGCTTTTTTATATCTCCAAAAAGCAAGTGCTCCAAGACTACTAATGCCTAAAAGGGTTAATAGTTTAGTTTTTGTTTTCATAATTTTGGTATTTAGTGATGTGTATAAATAGTTGTTTCAAAATCAAAATTACTTGATTATCAATGATTAAAGTTACAAAATATAATTAAAACATTACAGGATTTCTACATTTAATTTATCTTTGAATAAATTAAAAACAATGGATTATATCAATATCAATAAAAATTCTTGGAACGCCAAAGTAGATTATCACTTAAAATCTGATTTCTATTTCGTAGAAGAATTTATTGCAGGAAGAACATCTCTTAATGAGCCAGAATTAGAACTTCTAGGAGATATTCAAGGAAAGAAAATTCTGCATTTACAATGTCATTTTGGTCAAGATTCTATTTCTTTGGCGAGAATGGGAGCAGAAGTTACTGCAGTAGATTTATCTGATAAAGCCATCCAGGAAGCTAGAAAACTTGCCGAAAAATGTGGAGTAGAAGTCAATTTTATTGAATCTAATGTGTATGATTTACCAAATGTTTTAGATGATAAATTTGATATGGTTTTCACCAGTTATGGTGTAATAGGTTGGTTGCCAGATTTAGAAAAATGGGCAAAAGTGATTCAGCACTTTCTTAAGCCCAATGGCGAATTCATCATGGTAGAGTTTCACCCTGTAGTTTGGATGTTTGATGATGATTTTACCAAAATAGCATATGATTACCAATCTACAGAACCTATTGTAGAAACCTACGAAGGAACCTATGCAGATAGAGAAGCTAATATTTCCCAAGAATACGTCATGTGGAATCATGCACTTTCAGAAGTACTTCAAAGTGTAATTAATCAGAATTTAGAAATTAAACACTTTCTAGAGTATGATTGGTCCGTATGCATGTTTTAAACATACCATAGAAGTAGAGAAAGGGAAATATAGAATCCAGATATTTGAGAAAAAAGTACCTTTAGTATTTTCTATAAAGGCGGTAAATAAAGAATTTTCAACTTAATCGTGAATTAGTTTTGATATTCACAAATATTTTCTATATTTGTTCCATAATCATTATGATTTGAGAAAAACCTATGAAAAAATGTACCTTTCGCATTAGCGAAAGGTTTTTTATGCTCATTGAAATACATAATGGTAAAATTTATACAGCAAGTGGTAGTTTTCATGAAACATGACAAATGACAGCAAGTGATTTAAAATCAATAGGATAGCTCGTTGTAATTTTATGATACTAAAAACAACTTTATGAAACGTATATCGATTACTCTTGGTATTTTATTTTCAGGAGTTATGATGGCTCAAGTGGGTCATCTCATGCAAGGAATAGGTTCTGTAAATATGAGTATGGGTGGTGCAGCTACAGGACAGCCTATAGATATCAGTGGTGCGCTACAGTGGAATCCCGCTGGTATTACAGATTTTAATGGAAATATGGTCTCTGTAAATGCTGGTTTGTTTATGTCTAATCCAGAATTGTCTTCTTCTTATGGACCAATGTCTGGCGTAACCGAAGACCAAAAAGCTAATTCTATCATGCCTGCTGTAGCAGTAACTTTTGGTAAAAATCCTCATCATAAATTTGGTATATCTGTTTTCGGTGTGAGTGGTTTTGGAGTAGAATATCCAGAAAGCACTACTAATCCTATCCTTATGTCTCAGCAATATGGCGGTTTTGGAAAGGTAGAATCTAATTATATGTTGATGCAAGTAGGCTTTGCTTATGCCTATAAATTCAATGAAAATTTCTCTATGGCGATACAGCCTAATGTGAATTATTCTGCTCTCAAAATTCACCCTAATCCATTGGCTACGCCAAGTATGACGGCGGGGTATCCTAACTCTAACAATGCTTCTGCAATAGGTTTCGGAGCACAAGTGGGGATGTATTACAAAACCAACAATGGTTTTAAACTAGGCCTTTCTTATAAATCACCTGTTTACTTTAATGAATTTAAATTTGAAAATACTTATCTGGATAATTCTAAAGGAGAAAATAAATTTACCATGAATTTCCCTGCAATTTATTCAGTGGGTGCGGGTTACTCTAATGCTTTATTAGACTTGGCTTTGGATTACAGATATGTAGATTATGCAAACACCAGTGGTTTCTTGGCAAACGGCTGGAATTATGATGGCTCTGTTAAAGGTTTTGGCTGGGAAAGTATTGATGTGATTTCTGCGGGTGTACAAATCAAAGCCATCGAAAAAATGCCAATTAGACTAGGATACACTTACAGTTCTAATCCTATTAACCCAGAATTGACGATGTTCTCTGTTCCTGCTTCTGCTATTATTAGAGATGCTTACGAAATAGGAATAGGGTATAAACTGAATGACAAAGTAACCATCAATGCAAATTACCATTACGGAGCTAGCGATGGCAAAACATCTGGTTCATTGCTTAATCCTATGATGGCTTCACCAGATAATCCTTATGGCGCAATCCCAGGAAGTACTGTAGCTTATGAAATGACTACATCTATGGCTCAAATAGGAGTAGATTTCAAATTCTAATAGATGAATGATGTGAAAACGCTTTACTTTACAAGTGAAGCGTTTTTGTTATTTTTATCCAAATAATGGTAGTTTTTATAAATAAAGTGCATTTATTTTTTTTACAATGCAGAATTATTTTAACTTTGTACTCAGAAAAAGGAGAAAACACAAATGATTAAAAAGAAACGCCTCTCAAAGTATTTTGAGAGGCGTTTCTTATTTATTAATTTCAAATGATCTTACCCTAAGAATGGATACTTATAATCGGTAGGAGATAAGAAATTTTCTTTGATACTTCTTGCAGAAACCCAACGAAGAAGATTCATTTTAGAACCTGCTTTGTCATTAGTTCCAGAAGCTCTAGCACCACCAAAAGGTTGTTGACCTACTACAGCACCAGTCGGTTTATCATTAATATAGAAATTTCCTGCTGCATTTTCTAGGGCTTTAGTAGCCTCGTTAATTGCATATCTGTCTTGTGCAAATACAGCACCTGTTAAGGCATAAGGTGAAGTTTCATCTACTAATTTTAGGGTAGCTTTCCAATCTTGATCTTCATATACATAAATCGTAAGAATAGGGCCAAAGATTTCTTCTTCCATACTCTCGTAGTGAGGATTTTTGGCTTGAATAACGGTAGGCTGTACAAACCAACCTTTGCTGTCATCACAACCACCACCGAAGATTACTTCTGCATCATTGGCATTTTGAGCTCTTTCGATGTAGCCTTTGCATTTTTCAAATGAAGCTTTATCAATTACAGCATTTACGAAATTAGAAGGATCTTCTGGAGTTCCCATTTTAATTTCTGCCAATTGTTCTCCCATTATTCTTTTTACTTCTCCCCAAAGTGATTGCGGAACGTAAGCTCTAGAAGCAGCAGAACATTTTTGACCTTGATATTCGAAAGCACCTCTTACCAAAGCAGTAGCAACTTGACTAGGAACAGCAGAAGGATGGGCTACTACGAAATCTTTACCTCCAGTTTCACCTACAATTCTAGGGTAAGTTTTATATTTATGAATATTTTCGCCGATTTGTCTCCATAACGATTGGAAAACTTCTGTAGAACCTGTAAAATGGATTCCAGAGAAATCTGGGTGTTCTAGGATTTGTTTAGAAGTTTCTGCACCACCAGAGAAAACCATGTTGATAACACCTGCTGGTAAACCTGCTTCTATCAATACATCCATAATGACTTTAGCTGAATAAATCTGTGTAGCAGATGGTTTCCAAACCACTACATTTCCCATCATCGCCATAGAAGTAGGCAAGTTAAGAGAAATTGCGGTAAAGTTAAACGGCGTAATGGCATACGTAAAACCTTCTAATGGTCTATATTCTGCTCTGTTCCAGATTCCTGCATCAGAAACGGGTTGTTCAGAATACAATTCCGTCATAAATTGTACGTTAAAACGTAAGAAATCTATCGCTTCACAAGCTGAATCTATTTCTGCCTGCATTGCATTTTTACTTTGACCAATCATCGTAGCAGCGTTGATTTTATCTCTGTAAGGACCAGCCAATAAATCAGCAGCTTTTAAGAAAATAGAAGCTCTTTGCTCCCATGGTAAATTAGCCCATTCTGCTCTTGCTTTCAGACAAGAATTGATGGCATCGTCTACATGTTGTTTATTTCCTTTGTGGTAATATCCTAAAGTGTGTTGATGATCTTGAGGAGAGTGTAGTGATACCTTTTCACCAGTTTTCACTTCTTTTCCGTCAATAACCATTGGGATTTCTACTTCTTCTGACCACATTTTTTGGTAAGTAGCAATCAGGGATTTAATCTCTGCAGAACCATGAGCATAGCTTCTTACAGGTTCGTTTTTAGGAGTAGGAACTTGCGAAATTGCGAATGACATATACTTTTAAATTTTAGATTTTAATTTGTTGATGAAGATGAGAAACAGTTCTTATTCATATCCTACAAAAATACAATATAAACCTTCACCCACCAAAACACTTCGGTTACATTTTATGGAACTACAAGAAAATAAGTCTGATAGAAAAATAAAATAAAAACATTTCCCACAATTCTATAATTTTGCTTCACTAATTTAACCGAAATTTGTAGAAAAATAAAGACAATGAAAATCATAAAAGGATTTGCCATCATGGCAGTAGTAGCCACCATTTTTACTTCATGTGTAGGAATTCCAAAAGGAGTAACGGCGGTACAAAACTTTAACAAAGACAAATATCTAGGCAAATGGTATGAAATCGCCAGATTTGATTTCCGTTTCGAAAGAAATCTAGACAATACTACAGCGCAATATTCCATCAATCCAGATGGTAGCATCAAAGTACTGAACCAAGGCTACAACTATGTAAAAAAAGAATGGGATTCTGCTGAAGGAAAAGCTAAATTTGTAGGCTCTGAATCTGAAGCGAGACTCAAAGTTTCTTTCTTTGGGCCATTTTACGGCGGATATAACGTAGTAGACATTGACGAAAATTATCAAAATGCCCTTATTTACGGGAATTCTACAGAATACATGTGGATTCTATCAAGAACGAAGACCATAGACGAAGCCACCAAAAAAAGATTCATCGAAAAAGCTAAAAAAGACGGTTTCGATGTTTCAAAACTCATCTGGGTAAATCATAACAAAGACTAAAACTCATTTCAATAACAAAAAACTCGAGACTAGAACTCGAGTTTTTTTAATGATATTCTTTTTCTTATATCTTTGTTTACACAAAAAAGAAAGGCAGGATAAGCAATTATCCTGCCTTTATCTTGCCATTGTTTTGCAAGTATTGTACTCTTATTTCAGAGGTTTATTGGGAGCAATAAAATCAATAGATTTTTCAAACTCTTCTAAAGTAATCTGATGATACTGACAAAACTTAATTACAGGTAATGGTCTTTTCGGAGGAATATTATATTCCA contains the following coding sequences:
- a CDS encoding CvfB family protein; protein product: MQLGKTQTLKIAEKNTSGLFLESQTGERAFLPKIFTDENVEIGDEISVFVYQDDSALKATTEIPLCEVGEFAVMTCVQSLPSGAFMDWGIIKDLFIPYKQQKGKILEGKRYLVYVYVDDVSDRITGTTKFKRNQSYENVPFKKGEEVNLIIAGESEIGFNVVVNKKYLGLIYTSDVFKKLYPLSEETGYIKTIREDGKIDVTLQKQGYENNHDEFQQKIIQKLEENYGILYLSDKSEPEEIKQELQMSKKNFKKAIGGLYKDQVIEILEDKIRLISEE
- a CDS encoding DUF2116 family Zn-ribbon domain-containing protein encodes the protein MQNCLECGEKIMGRIDKKFCSDACRNAYNNKQNKDQTNLMRNINNKLRKNFRILSEQNFVENKAKTTRNKLSVAGFDFEYFTNIKNYKNGAQYFFVYDFGYKFLEDDFILIVRKDEN
- the hisS gene encoding histidine--tRNA ligase, which encodes MKPSLAKGTRDFTAQEVYRRKYIINTLQKNFELFGFQPLETPSFENLSTLTGKYGEEGDRLIFKILNSGDYAAKTKEEDWNAKNSQKLIAQISEKALRYDLTVPFARFVAMNQGTLTFPFKRYQIQPVWRADRPQKGRFREFYQCDADVVGSESLWQEVELVQLYLKSFKELQIPVKIHINNRKILSGLAEFTNISEQLIDFTVALDKLDKIGKEGVVKELQEKNIADEAIEKLSFLFENKPQSEVLEILKTNFANVEIGKSGVEELEFVLDNCKNLGIEDELVFNITLARGLDYYTGAIFEVKAQGVEMGSIGGGGRYNNLTEVFGVKNIPGIGISFGLDRIYLVIEELNLFPQNSERKIEYLFANYGEKEAAEAMKVLAKLREKGIAAEIYPESAKLKKQFTYAEKKGIENLIFLGEQEIAEGNITIKNLTSGEQKTMKTEEFLS
- a CDS encoding lipocalin family protein; this translates as MKIIKGFAIMAVVATIFTSCVGIPKGVTAVQNFNKDKYLGKWYEIARFDFRFERNLDNTTAQYSINPDGSIKVLNQGYNYVKKEWDSAEGKAKFVGSESEARLKVSFFGPFYGGYNVVDIDENYQNALIYGNSTEYMWILSRTKTIDEATKKRFIEKAKKDGFDVSKLIWVNHNKD
- the pruA gene encoding L-glutamate gamma-semialdehyde dehydrogenase, whose amino-acid sequence is MSFAISQVPTPKNEPVRSYAHGSAEIKSLIATYQKMWSEEVEIPMVIDGKEVKTGEKVSLHSPQDHQHTLGYYHKGNKQHVDDAINSCLKARAEWANLPWEQRASIFLKAADLLAGPYRDKINAATMIGQSKNAMQAEIDSACEAIDFLRFNVQFMTELYSEQPVSDAGIWNRAEYRPLEGFTYAITPFNFTAISLNLPTSMAMMGNVVVWKPSATQIYSAKVIMDVLIEAGLPAGVINMVFSGGAETSKQILEHPDFSGIHFTGSTEVFQSLWRQIGENIHKYKTYPRIVGETGGKDFVVAHPSAVPSQVATALVRGAFEYQGQKCSAASRAYVPQSLWGEVKRIMGEQLAEIKMGTPEDPSNFVNAVIDKASFEKCKGYIERAQNANDAEVIFGGGCDDSKGWFVQPTVIQAKNPHYESMEEEIFGPILTIYVYEDQDWKATLKLVDETSPYALTGAVFAQDRYAINEATKALENAAGNFYINDKPTGAVVGQQPFGGARASGTNDKAGSKMNLLRWVSARSIKENFLSPTDYKYPFLG
- a CDS encoding YtxH domain-containing protein codes for the protein MKTKTKLLTLLGISSLGALAFWRYKKATPEEKQKVNDLLHNAKDNLTKYGNELKSKAEDLKDKAEDLKDKAEEKISDLKDKAEAKVDEVKEMIEEKIENIQKA
- a CDS encoding OmpP1/FadL family transporter codes for the protein MKRISITLGILFSGVMMAQVGHLMQGIGSVNMSMGGAATGQPIDISGALQWNPAGITDFNGNMVSVNAGLFMSNPELSSSYGPMSGVTEDQKANSIMPAVAVTFGKNPHHKFGISVFGVSGFGVEYPESTTNPILMSQQYGGFGKVESNYMLMQVGFAYAYKFNENFSMAIQPNVNYSALKIHPNPLATPSMTAGYPNSNNASAIGFGAQVGMYYKTNNGFKLGLSYKSPVYFNEFKFENTYLDNSKGENKFTMNFPAIYSVGAGYSNALLDLALDYRYVDYANTSGFLANGWNYDGSVKGFGWESIDVISAGVQIKAIEKMPIRLGYTYSSNPINPELTMFSVPASAIIRDAYEIGIGYKLNDKVTINANYHYGASDGKTSGSLLNPMMASPDNPYGAIPGSTVAYEMTTSMAQIGVDFKF
- a CDS encoding single-stranded DNA-binding protein, translated to MSLRNKVTLIGHTGKEVEIVNFEKGKIAKVTLATNDFYTNAQGEKVEETQWHNLVASGKLADIMEKYVQKGKEIAIEGKLIYRTYDDKDGQKRYITEIRVEELLLLGTK
- a CDS encoding GNAT family N-acetyltransferase, producing MKINIRPIQSSDNAILAKIIRSCFHDFEVKCTAGTVYTDPTTDDLYSLFQTPKSQLWVAEADDKIVGCCGVFPTENLPEGCTELVKFYISNEGRGKGIGRLLLEKTIETAQELGYSQIYLESIPEFSTAVSIYEKQGFHYLNQPLGNTGHDGCNLWMLKEM